The genome window AAATTGAAATGTGAAACTAAATTTTCCTATTTCTCAGGGGTTGGCTTGAGGTAAGCCATGAATTTCTCTGGCTGATAGTTGAGAACCAGCTCATCCGGGAACTCTGCTTTTTCTACCAGTGGCATAATGTTGCTGTAGTCGGCAATCATCGCAGAGAAGTGGGCATCACTTCCGAAGATAACTGGAGTTTCATACTTCTTGGCAAGTTCCAGCAGTTCCAGATTATTGGGAGCAGCCACAGTCTTGTGGCGGATGGGAGCCATAGAATGGTTGTTGATTTCAAGCAAGGTATGCGTCTCCCTGGAAACTTTCATGAGTTCCTCGAAATCCAGTTCTGCCGTACCATCGCCGGGATGAGAGATAATCTGCACGAAGGGATTGCGCATGGCATTGATGACCCCCTGCGTATTCTCCTCCTTACTTCCTCCCTGCCAGCAAAGGCTATGGATGCCTGCTATTCGGATATCCAGCATACGCCAGTAATCCTCATCGAGATCGATATCTCCTTTCGTATTGAGGATGTTGAGTTCTGCTCCAAGCATCAGTTTGATTCCATAGAGCTGGCGTGGAACACAATGAAGGTTTCTGAAATAGATAGGATCACAGGTACCCGGGATATTGGGACCGTGCTCTGTGATTCCCAAGATATCCAACCCTTTCTCCTTTGCTGTCAAGGTCATTTCCTGCAAACTGCTGAAGGCATGACCTGATGCTATTGTATGTGTATGAACGTCTAATAATGTTTTCATGGTGCAAAGGTAATGATATTTACTAAGAATGTAAGAGAAACAACTATTAATTAATCAAAATTTGTTTTTACGGATATTTAAATTAATAATAAATCACCATTTTATGTTGGTTTTATTCAGCTTCAAGCTCCAATAACTTTCTCTTTGCGTCCAATCCTCCGGCAAAACCAGTAAGGGAATGATTGCTTCCGATAACTCGATGGCAGGGAACGAAAATGCTGATGCCATTAGCTCCGATGGCACTTGCCACGGCTCTGATGCCGTTAGGTTTGCCTATACTTATAGCTATTTCCTTATAGCTTCTTGTCTCTCCATAGGGTATTTCGAGCAATGCATGCCATACTTTTTTCTGAAAATCAGTTCCTACAGGATGCAACGGAATATCAAATATCTTGCGGTTACCGGCAAAATATTCATCCAATTGCCTTTTGGTCTGATCCAGGATTGGGGATGTTTCTATCTTGAAATCAGCCTTCATATACCGCAAAAGCCGATGCTTATTGCGCTCTGCACATGGCATTTCATTCCAATCACAAAGGCACAGTTCGTCACCCATCGATGCCAAGATGATTTCTCCGCAAGGCGAATTGTAATATTGAATGTTTACTTGCTTCATTGTCTTAAACTGATTTTTTTTGTTCATAAATCATACAGGTAAAAGAGGTATGAGAAAACTGTTTGACGAATCTCATATTTAACCGCCATACTAAGTAGTGTATTATATTGTTCTTTTCACGCAAAGGTAACAAATATTTATAGATTACACAAGAAAAAGTACTATATAATGCTCGTTTTATAAAAAATTTTAATTTTATAGGATTTTTCTTGGCTATTTAGCATTGTATATTGATTTTTTCTTATCTTTGCAAGTACAATTCAAAAGATTGATTATTATGCAGATATTATTGGCAAATGCCAAAATCATGTTTGAGAAGGCAGACAGGAAGCCTATCTCCGTGCCACTATTCCAATCAGTTGCCAATGACTTGGCCAAAGAAATGGCAATGATGAATGTAGAGGAATTGGCTAAGCAACTTGATTGCAGCAGCAAGATTGCAATGACGAACTGGAAACGATATCATGATTTTATGGCAACCGAAAAGATGCCTGCTATCCTGGCTTACAATGGTCAGGCATACAAACATTTGCGTGCCAGTTCTTTGAGCGAGGAGTCGTTAGAGTATGCCCAGAAACATCTCTGGATTACCTGCTTCCTTTATGGATTGCTTCGACCGTTGGATGGCATCGTACCTTATCGTATGGAGCATTGCGTATCGCTCGAAGCTACAAACGACAAGCCTATCAATCAGTTCTGGAAAGACAAACTGACAGATGTTCTCATCGATAGTGTGAAAGCTGATGATGGTATACTCATCCATCTTTCTACAGAGGAATATGAACATCTGTTCGATTGGAAGAGAGTATGTAAGGAGATAAAGGTCATTCAGCCACTCTTTTATGTCCGCCAGAAAGACGGCAGATTGAAGATGCAGGCTGTATGGGCTAAATCTTGCCGTGGAGCCATGGTGAGATATATCTTGAATAATCAGCTTCTTACTCCAGAGGAACTGGCAGGCTTCAGTTACGAAGGTTTTGAATATGAGCCAGAATTAGGAGAAGCAGCTTTTCCTCATTTCGTTTGTTGAAATAGAACAAAAGCAAACGAACGTTATAAAAGGAAGATGCTGTATGTTTGGATTGAATGAGAGCACCCAATATATCTCATAGAAGTATCATCATTTTACGATTGTACAACTAAAAAGTGTATAGTTGAACAACTAAAGAGGTTATAGTTGTACGACTAAAGGGTATACAGTTGTACAACTAAACAGGTTATAGCTGTACGACTAAAAGGTGTTGTCACTAGGCTCAGCAGAGGTGCTGACTGCAGTCAGCAGACCTGCTGACTAGGCTCGGCAGAGCTGCTGAGCCTAGTGGCAATGTCTGAGAAGGTATATGCTTGTACTCTAAAAGACGCTTATTCTGACTCCAGGAAACGCTTCTTTTAACTCTCGGAGACGCATCCTTCAACGAGAAGAGACACTTCATTCAAGTTAAGGATACGCTTAATTCAACGAGAAGAGACGCTTCATTCAAGTTAAGGAACCGATTCCGTCAACCTAAAGAGCCGTTTCAACAACTACGTCTTAGTTACTCCTGCTTCCACAAACGATAGAGCGTTATAGGACCTTCCTTGGTAGCATACATTCTGGCAGCCGGTTCCTCACAGAGATCATTCAACACCTTATTGGCATGATAGCGGGTGACACCGAATTCACGAATCATATCCTTCACCGTGATATAACCCTGCTGCTGACAAATCTCTACAATATCAGCAAACTCCTTATCCGCCTCTTTTGGAGTAGATTTCACACTCCAATACTGTCGGCTGCAACCATTAGAGTGGCGCTTCAGTCTTTCCAGAAACTCCTTCGTGGGCTGAATTTCCAAGCCGCAGATATCCACCTCATTGGCTGGAATCAGATCACCCTCATGATAGGTCCTTTTCCATTCGATTCCATTCTTGTCCTTATGCTTCACCATCCCAAGCTTAGGCTTGACGATAAACATATCGCCTACCCTCACCTCGTTGCCTTCAGCCAAGGCATAAAGCGTTTCATCCTCTAGCGTTTCCAATGCGGAGATAAAGGACGAAACGTTCATCGCACAATGATCGCGAACACGCTTCTCCATCTTCTCCCTGTCAACGATATCCCGTTTCACGAACATCGGATGTATCTGATACTTACCGCTTTCGTCCTTCAAGGGCGTGCGATGCTCCAAATAATTGATTGAACCTGTTGCTCTAGCCATATTCTTAGTTTTTTATTCTTTAAAAGATAATGCACAAAGATACTGATTATTAACGAGATATGCAATTATTTTATGTTAACTTTGTTAAAAGATAGAGTTATAAAAGGGAGTTTTATGACAAAAGATAGAGTTATAAATGGGCATTTTATGATAAAAGATAGAGTTATCAGACTCTTTACATTATGATTATCTGTGTAAAAAATCAAATCAGCAAGTATACCAGAAGTCTTAAGACGTTGATATACTTGCTGATTATATTATCCCAAGCAACGAGACAAGTAGCCAATGCAACAAGTTACAAAATCTATATTATCACTATTTATATCTTCTGTTTTTACAAGGCTGCAGCCACCCTTCTTACTTTTGCCAATCTCGTCATAAAAGTAGAATCACTTTTAGTAGATTGCAGATTATATCTCATCTGCATTTTCAACAAAGGCTCAGCATTCACTCCAAGTGCAGCCTCAAAGAGCAGGGCCGTTTTTTCCGTTACTGGGCGACGAGCATTCAGAATTTCGTTCAGGACAGAATAAGCAATCCCCATTTCCTCCGCCAACTGGCGCTGAGAGATTCCACGGTATTCTATCTCATCCTTCAGAACATCCCCTGGATGCGTAGGAAAAGCTGGAGTCATCTCGTTTGCTCGCATTTCCTTTGTTGTTTTATTATCGTTGCTCATAACTATATTATTTATAATGGTTTGACAATTCAGTTATATTACATATGGTTGCAATAGTTTGACCATCCTCAAATTCTTCTTCAAATTCTATTCGATATTGGTCATTCACTCTTACCGAGGACAAACCTTCTTTATTTCCTTCTAACCGTTCATAATTGAGAGAATTATATTTCCATAGACCTTGAACGTTATCTTCCGATATCATAAGGTCTATCACTCGAATATACTTTCTAACTATTTGCGGTTGAAAGCGATGCTTTTTATCAGATTTGCCAGATCTATATAGATCACGCAGATAATCCTCGTTGAAATTTACTATCATAACCTTAATGTTTTGATGCTGCAAAGATAATATTTTAATTCGATATTCACAAATTTTGTGAAGGAAACTTTTGCTTAACAACTATAATTGTGATTATCTGTGTTAAAATTCACAAGAACACCTCATTTCTCATTATTTTTTATTACCTTTGCCCCAAATAACAATTTAAAACAAAGGATATGAGCACATCAACTAATGCGATTACTCCCGTTTTGCAAGCGAAGCTTGACAAAGCGAGAGAAGAACATACAAACGGAGAAACACTGTGCTTTGGCACTGCTCAAGATGCTATCGCATGGATGGAAACCTTATAGTGTTGCGAATAGACTCCTTATGGATGAAATTCCGGTATCCTTTAAAACTTGTTGCATCATAATGACCAACAAGGAATTTTGAATATATAACAATTTAAAAAGTAAGAAATATAAGAAACAGAAAAGAAAGATATAACATAGTAAGATTATAAACTTGCGTTTACTAATTTGTTCGGATACACTTAAATTTTGCCAGAATTAAAGTATTAGTACCAACGAAGAGTAAGTTCTGTAAACGCCTACGCTATAGCGTGGGCGGAACTTATCGTTGGTACGGGCCCGGCAAAAGCCTAAGTGTAGATAAGGGAAGCTCACGCTTCTTCTTTGTCTTCACTTCATCAAGGCTTTCATTGGATGGCTTTCTGCCAATCTTTCTGTCCGCTGCCCGTTTTACTCCGATAATGATTTAGTTCCAAACGCACCCATCAGCTATAGCAAAAGACGTTGGAGTTCGCTTCAATGTTTGTTGCTATACCTTTTTATATATAGTAACCAACAATGAAAAGAGCTACGAATGGACAAATTAAGAATGCAGAGTAGTAATGGTGTCGAGGACAACATTACGAAAATTGCGCAGCTGTTTCCCGACTGCGTTACGGAGACTGTGGATGAAAGAAACGGCCAGCCAAAGCACCTCATAGATTTCGAGAAACTCAAGCAGAATCTTTCTGATAGCGTAATATCAGAAAGAGCAGAACGCTACCAGTTTACCTGGCCCGACAAGAGCAAGGCAATTCTCCTAGCCAACTCTCCTATCAATGCCACACTTCGCCCTTGCCGTGAAGACAGCGTTGATTTCGACAACACCCAGAACCTTTATATCGAGGGAGACAACCTCGATGTTCTCAAATGTCTGAAGGAGACTTATCTCCACAAGGTGAAAATGATCTATATAGACCCACCTTACAATACCGGAAACGATTTTGTTTATGAAGATGATTTCGCTCAGTCTTCAGAAGAATACCTCGCCAACTCAGGACAGTTTGACGAGCAGGGCAACCGTATGTTTACCAATGCCGAAAGCAATGGTAGATTCCATACTGATTGGCTCAACATGATTTATCCGAGATTGAAGGTTGCTAGAGACTTGCTGACCGATGATGGTGTGATATTTATTTCGATTGATGACAATGAGGTGGAGAACCTCAGAAAGGTTTGCGATGAGGTATTTGGAGAACAGAACTTTATCACTCAAATCAATTGGGTTTCCAAAAGTGGTGGTAGTGCTGACGAACGATATATTATCAAGGCTACAGAATATATTCTTGTCTATACTAAAGCTAAAGACTCTGCCATTTTTGGCAAAGAAGAGGCAGAAACTAGCTCCGACAAATATAAGTTAACAGATAAGCATGAAGAAGAAAGAGGAAAATACACGCTAAAGAAACTGGATTTTCGCATGACAAGCCAGCATTATACAGAAGCGTTAAATTATCCAGTTATAGACCCTGACGGAAACGAGTTATGGCCTGGTGGTAAAAATCATAGACAAGATGGTGGTTGGAATTGGAGATGGAGTAAAGCTAAATATGAATGGGGCGTAAAAAATGATTTTATCCAATTTGTCAAGAACAACAAAGGTTCGTGGACTCTAAACACTAAACAATACCAAAAAGTTGATAATTGCAATCGACCAACAGAACGAGGTTTAGCTTACAGAAACTTCATTCCAAGTTCCGAACTAAACACAACACAGGGGAGTAGGCTTATAGCTGAATACTTTGAGAGTAAGATTTTCGAATATGCAAAGCCTCATCAACTAATCTGTAAATGTATGAAGATTGCAAACTGTGATAAGAATGCTCTTATCCTCGACTTCTTCAGCGGCTCCGCCACCACAGCCCATGCCGTCATGCAACTCAACTCCGAAGACGGCGGCAACCGCAAGTTCATTATGGTGCAGCTCCCTGAGAAGACCGAAGAGAAGAGCGAAGCTTTCAAGGCAGGCTATAAGAACATCTGCGAAATCGGTAAGGAGCGAATCCGTCGTGCCGGCAAGAAAATCAAGGAGGAATCTCCTTTAACCACCCAAGACCTCGATACAGGTTTTCGTGTGTTGAAACTCGATTCCACCAATATGCAAGACATCTACTATTCTCCAAAGGATATTTCGCAAGCCGACCTCTTCTCGCAGGTGGATAATGTAAAGCCGGATAGAACTGGCGAAGACCTGCTCTTCCAGGTAATGCTTGAACTCGGCGCAACCCTGGATTCGAAGATAGAAACGACAATGGTAGCTGGCAAGACCATCTATAACGTTGCCGAAGGATACCTTGTGGCTTGCTTCGACCCGGATGTAACCGACAATGTGGTAAAATCCATCGCTCAGATGCAGCCAGCCTATGCCGTGCTCCGTGACACCAGCATGAAGGACGATTCCACCGCCACCAACTTCGAGCAGATCTTTAAAACATATTCGCCTGACAAGGTCACCAAAATCCTTTAGAAAGGTAAAAAAGTAAAAAGAACATTTTTGCTGTGTTTACTTGAAACTTGTAAAAGTAAAAAGAGCTTTACTGATTACGATTATGAAACTGAAGTTTAAGATACAACAATATCAGACCGATGCCGTGGAGAGCGTCATCAACGTCTTCAAGGGGCAGCCCAACCAAGCCAACCTGGAATACAGGATGGATAAGGGAAAACTGTATGTGGTTGACAGCAAGAAGCATGACATCAAATTCGTTCAAGCCAATGTTTTTGCTGATAGCGATGATGCGGGCAATAGCCTGGGCTATAAGAACAACCGCCTTGCCATGGATAAGGTGGCTCTCTTTGACAACATCCGACAGATTCAGACCGAGAACAACATCCATCAGGATGAAGGACTCTGTCAGAAACTCGGAGCCTGCCAGCTCGACGTGGAGATGGAAACCGGTACGGGAAAGACTTACGTCTATATCAAGACGATGTTCGAACTGAACAAACAGTATGGCTGGACCAAGTTTATCGTGGTGGTTCCAAGCATTGCTATCCGAGAGGGAGTGAAGAAAAGCTTCGACATTACGGTAGATCACTTCATGGAGCAATACGGCAAGAAGGCTCGCTACTTCATATACGACAGCAGCAGCCTCAACGACATCGACACCTTCTCGCAGAGCAACGACATCAGCGTGATGATCATCAACACCCAGGCCTTCAACACCATGAAGGAAGGAGCCAAGAACAAGGCGGCACGCATCATCAACTCCGAACGTGATGAGTTCGGTTCCCGAAAGCCGATTGCCGTTCTTGCTGCCAACAACCCTATCATCATTCTGGATGAACCACAGAAGATGGGAGGTGCCGCTACACAGACGGCACTCAAAGCCTTCAATCCGCTTTTCACATTGAACTACTCTGCTACCCACAAGGAGCACCACAACACGGTGTATGTGCTCGATGCACTTGATGCCTACAACCACAAGTTGGTGAAGAAGATAGAGGTAGTAGGTTTCGAACTGAAGAACCTGAAAGGTACCGATAGCTATATCTATTTTGCAGAGTTGCTGCTTTCGAAAGACAAGGCACCACAGGTAAGGCTGGAGATAGAACAGCAGAGCACTACGGGAGCCATCAAACGAATTTACAAGAAGTTGGGCGAAGGCGACGACCTCTATAGTGCCTCTGGAAACATGCTGCAATACAAGGGGTTCATGATTACCGACATCGTGGTGGATGCCCGTCAGCCAAGCCGAAGCCAGGTGAAGTTCAGCAACGGCGAGAGTCTGATGCTGAAGGAGGTAATCGGCAACGTAACTGCCGACCACAAGGCTCGCATCCAGATAAGGGAAACCATCAAGGCGCACTTCCGCAAAGAGAGTGCGCTCTTCCATCGTGGCATCAAGTGCCTCTCCCTTTTCTTCATCGACGAGGTTGCCAAGTATCGCCAGTATGATGAAGACGGCAATGCGCTGCTGGGACGTTATGGAGAAATCTTCGAACAGGAATACCAGGCAGAACTACGGGAGAATCAGAATATGTATGACCCGGAGTATATGCAGTATCTCAGCTGCATCCCTGTCAACAAGACCCATGAGGGTTATTTCTCCATCGACCCCAAGACCAAGCGCATCAAGGACAGCGATGAGAAGAAGGGAGTGGGAAGCGACGACGTATCGGCTTACGACCTGATTATGAAAGATAAAGAACGACTACTGAGTCTCGACCCAACTTACTCGCCAGTTCGCTTCATCTTCTCCCACTCTGCCTTGAGAGAAGGTTGGGATAATCCGAACATCTTCCAGATCTGTTCGCTCAGACAGGCTAACAGCATCTCGCAGAAGCGCCAGGAAGTGGGACGAGGATTGCGACTCTGCGTTGACAACAAGGGAGTGCGACAGGATGCCGATACCCTGCAGGGACAGGTGCAACAGATTAACCGTCTTACCGTGATTGCCTCTGAGGGCTATGCTGATTTCGTAAACGACCTGCAGAAGAATATTTCGGAAGATCTCTACGACCGTCCGAAGGTTGCCGACATCGATTACTTCGATGGAAAAACCTTCACGATTGAGAATGGCAGCAAGCACAGTATCACAACGGCAGAAGCCAAGAAGATATATTTCTATCTGGTGAAGAACGGTTATGTGGATGACGAAAGTCATGTAACCGAAGCTTACCGCTCTGCCGCAACATCGGGAACACTCGCAACATTGCCAAATGAAGTAAAGCCATACGGCAAATGGATTCACAAACTGATAGAAGGCGTATGGAATCCTTCTGTCCTTGACGGTATGATAGAAAACGGAAGTACGCCGCAG of Segatella copri contains these proteins:
- a CDS encoding phosphatase, which encodes MKTLLDVHTHTIASGHAFSSLQEMTLTAKEKGLDILGITEHGPNIPGTCDPIYFRNLHCVPRQLYGIKLMLGAELNILNTKGDIDLDEDYWRMLDIRIAGIHSLCWQGGSKEENTQGVINAMRNPFVQIISHPGDGTAELDFEELMKVSRETHTLLEINNHSMAPIRHKTVAAPNNLELLELAKKYETPVIFGSDAHFSAMIADYSNIMPLVEKAEFPDELVLNYQPEKFMAYLKPTPEK
- a CDS encoding methylated-DNA--[protein]-cysteine S-methyltransferase; amino-acid sequence: MKQVNIQYYNSPCGEIILASMGDELCLCDWNEMPCAERNKHRLLRYMKADFKIETSPILDQTKRQLDEYFAGNRKIFDIPLHPVGTDFQKKVWHALLEIPYGETRSYKEIAISIGKPNGIRAVASAIGANGISIFVPCHRVIGSNHSLTGFAGGLDAKRKLLELEAE
- a CDS encoding YaaA family protein; the encoded protein is MQILLANAKIMFEKADRKPISVPLFQSVANDLAKEMAMMNVEELAKQLDCSSKIAMTNWKRYHDFMATEKMPAILAYNGQAYKHLRASSLSEESLEYAQKHLWITCFLYGLLRPLDGIVPYRMEHCVSLEATNDKPINQFWKDKLTDVLIDSVKADDGILIHLSTEEYEHLFDWKRVCKEIKVIQPLFYVRQKDGRLKMQAVWAKSCRGAMVRYILNNQLLTPEELAGFSYEGFEYEPELGEAAFPHFVC
- a CDS encoding HigA family addiction module antitoxin, producing the protein MSNDNKTTKEMRANEMTPAFPTHPGDVLKDEIEYRGISQRQLAEEMGIAYSVLNEILNARRPVTEKTALLFEAALGVNAEPLLKMQMRYNLQSTKSDSTFMTRLAKVRRVAAAL
- a CDS encoding type II toxin-antitoxin system RelE/ParE family toxin, coding for MIVNFNEDYLRDLYRSGKSDKKHRFQPQIVRKYIRVIDLMISEDNVQGLWKYNSLNYERLEGNKEGLSSVRVNDQYRIEFEEEFEDGQTIATICNITELSNHYK
- a CDS encoding site-specific DNA-methyltransferase encodes the protein MDKLRMQSSNGVEDNITKIAQLFPDCVTETVDERNGQPKHLIDFEKLKQNLSDSVISERAERYQFTWPDKSKAILLANSPINATLRPCREDSVDFDNTQNLYIEGDNLDVLKCLKETYLHKVKMIYIDPPYNTGNDFVYEDDFAQSSEEYLANSGQFDEQGNRMFTNAESNGRFHTDWLNMIYPRLKVARDLLTDDGVIFISIDDNEVENLRKVCDEVFGEQNFITQINWVSKSGGSADERYIIKATEYILVYTKAKDSAIFGKEEAETSSDKYKLTDKHEEERGKYTLKKLDFRMTSQHYTEALNYPVIDPDGNELWPGGKNHRQDGGWNWRWSKAKYEWGVKNDFIQFVKNNKGSWTLNTKQYQKVDNCNRPTERGLAYRNFIPSSELNTTQGSRLIAEYFESKIFEYAKPHQLICKCMKIANCDKNALILDFFSGSATTAHAVMQLNSEDGGNRKFIMVQLPEKTEEKSEAFKAGYKNICEIGKERIRRAGKKIKEESPLTTQDLDTGFRVLKLDSTNMQDIYYSPKDISQADLFSQVDNVKPDRTGEDLLFQVMLELGATLDSKIETTMVAGKTIYNVAEGYLVACFDPDVTDNVVKSIAQMQPAYAVLRDTSMKDDSTATNFEQIFKTYSPDKVTKIL
- a CDS encoding type III restriction-modification system endonuclease; the encoded protein is MKLKFKIQQYQTDAVESVINVFKGQPNQANLEYRMDKGKLYVVDSKKHDIKFVQANVFADSDDAGNSLGYKNNRLAMDKVALFDNIRQIQTENNIHQDEGLCQKLGACQLDVEMETGTGKTYVYIKTMFELNKQYGWTKFIVVVPSIAIREGVKKSFDITVDHFMEQYGKKARYFIYDSSSLNDIDTFSQSNDISVMIINTQAFNTMKEGAKNKAARIINSERDEFGSRKPIAVLAANNPIIILDEPQKMGGAATQTALKAFNPLFTLNYSATHKEHHNTVYVLDALDAYNHKLVKKIEVVGFELKNLKGTDSYIYFAELLLSKDKAPQVRLEIEQQSTTGAIKRIYKKLGEGDDLYSASGNMLQYKGFMITDIVVDARQPSRSQVKFSNGESLMLKEVIGNVTADHKARIQIRETIKAHFRKESALFHRGIKCLSLFFIDEVAKYRQYDEDGNALLGRYGEIFEQEYQAELRENQNMYDPEYMQYLSCIPVNKTHEGYFSIDPKTKRIKDSDEKKGVGSDDVSAYDLIMKDKERLLSLDPTYSPVRFIFSHSALREGWDNPNIFQICSLRQANSISQKRQEVGRGLRLCVDNKGVRQDADTLQGQVQQINRLTVIASEGYADFVNDLQKNISEDLYDRPKVADIDYFDGKTFTIENGSKHSITTAEAKKIYFYLVKNGYVDDESHVTEAYRSAATSGTLATLPNEVKPYGKWIHKLIEGVWNPSVLDGMIENGSTPQTPENRLNENFTKKEFQELWNRINHKYAYTVNFESKELIEKAIAAINKELVVSRLSYVVTRGVQKTELKHDDMKAGSMMVQEEKQHDDLRTDVVSTVKYDLLGKIAANTRLTRKTIAGILSQIKPEKFNMYKMNPEEFIRRVSRLILEQKATIIVDHISYNEIEGSYDSAIFTEEKHTSLDKAYQGRKSIVDYVFTDGTAKQSVERKFVEDLDTSTDVAVYAKLPKGFHIPTPVGNYSPDWAIAFKDGAVKHVYFVAETKGSMSTLDLRGIEDGKIACADRLFEQLSGSGIYYHKVTNYDDLMEWVK